A portion of the Meriones unguiculatus strain TT.TT164.6M chromosome 14, Bangor_MerUng_6.1, whole genome shotgun sequence genome contains these proteins:
- the C14H11orf16 gene encoding uncharacterized protein C11orf16 homolog: MQPSSRPGLLLPKYCSVATTLEAPDLDGAAPSSDLSFTCPFATQAPRLPTCCTFPRCISCHPCFHTVERPWQGLSWLGRVGDATGPQVLARREPGGFYYLAQIKAAPELERRGALVVEFEAPLVTGLKLPTQQQRVVFPEDVIQFSPSVSHSLQPGDKVLALWEPEQQQYGPGIVLLGLKKQKGQRASKEEITVHFWNGKTTEVPLDKVRWVPPTVWKKAVERLQTCQTRDCHSSCLWAPHCSQLGPNTGYSAHRPPLNVSSLCPLCLSCAHCQLLYRSSCPMVGPSWWPLTSTSELTTRKLPEPEQKPTASLQGPKEEALEMFNSNMPSSEEENSESHLEMRLPQRQMVSRAVNTDPTLSEKTLRQYSPCQPGWRYWRRNGPEPPPGKSGTRHCHNKKKAKDNQQDRLQTSVVRTTQELALKATNMKP; encoded by the exons ATGCAGCCCTCTTCCAGGCCTGGGCTGCTTCTGCCCAAATACTGCAGTGTGGCCACAACCCTGGAAGCCCCTGACCTGGATGGTGCTGCACCATCTTCCGACCTGTCCTTCACCTGTCCCTTTGCCACGCAAGCACCCCGGCTGCCTACATGCTGCACATTCCCCAG GTGTATCTCTTGTCACCCATGTTTCCACACTGTCGAGAGGCCGTGGCAGGGGCTTAGCTGGCTGGGAAGAGTCGGAGATGCCACTGGCCCCCAGGTCCTGGCCAGAAGGGAACCAGGTGGCTTTTATTACCTGGCTCAGATAAAGGCTGCTCCAGAG TTGGAGAGGCGGGGGGCCCTGGTTGTGGAATTTGAGGCTCCCCTTGTCACAGGCCTAAAGCTGCCAACCCAGCAGCAGAGAGTGGTATTTCCAGAAGATGTCATTCAGTTTTCACCATCCGTGTCACACTCACTGCAACCAGGGGACAAGGTGCTGGCACTTTGGGAACCGGAGCAACAGCAGTATGGCCCAGGCATTGTTCTCTTGGGCTTGAAGAAACAAAAAGGCCAAAGAG CATCTAAAGAAGAAATCACTGTTCACTTCTGGAATGGCAAGACAACTGAGGTACCTCTAGACAAGGTCAGGTGGGTGCCCCCCACTGTCTGGAAGAAGGCTGTGGAGAGACTACAAACATGTCAGACCAGGGATTGTCACAGTTCTTGTCTCTGGGCACCTCACTGCTCTCAGCTGGGACCCAACACAGGATACAGCGCACACAGGCCTCCTTTGAACGTGTCCTCCTTatgccctctctgtctctcctgtgcCCACTGCCAGCTTCTGTATAGGAGCAGCTGCCCTATGGTGGGGCCTAGCTGGTGGCCTCTAACTAGCACCTCAGAGCTCACAACCAGAAAACTCCCAGAGCCAGAGCAGAAGCCCACGGCTTCTCTACAAGGTCCCAAAGAGGAGGCACTAGAAATGTTCAATTCTAATATGCCCTCCTCCGAGGAAGAGAATTCAGAGAGTCACCTGGAGATGCGACTGCCCCAGAGACAGATGGTAAGCAGGGCAGTCAACACTGACCCCACCCTTTCTGAGAAGACTCTGCGGCAGTACAGCCCCTGCCAGCCTGGGTGGAGGTACTGGAGGAGGAACGGGCCTGAGCCTCCCCCCGGAAAGTCAG GAACAAGACATTGCCACAACAAGAAAAAAGCCAAGGACAACCAACAGGACAGATTGCAAACTTCAGTAGTGCGGACTACCCAGGAGCTAGCTCTGAAAGCCACCAACATGAAACCGTGA